In the Capsicum annuum cultivar UCD-10X-F1 unplaced genomic scaffold, UCD10Xv1.1 ctg70793, whole genome shotgun sequence genome, AGGAGAAAATGGGTCACAGAGAACCCATCCTCTACAGGTAGAGCCTGTTGTTGAGGTGTAGTTCCAAATATGAGTTCAGTATTCAAAATGACCTTTTTGCGTAGCTGAGTTTGCTTCCTTTTAACTGATCAATCTTGCTGAGCAACCCAGAAACGTTATGAACCAGTTCTCAGCAACTCCTCCTGGTGGATAATGAGGTCTCACAATCCGAAAGATCTCTATCAGGTTCTGGAGAGAGTGGTTCATCATCAATAGAGTCCACTGATTCAGCAAGCACTTTGTCCTTTGGAAGAAAACAAGCATCATATTTATTAGAAGCATGGATGCATGAAATCCAAGTTCAGAGTTTTcttgttttttaatttatgtatttgagGGAAAGAAAGGAAGTATGCAAATAGTAAAATGTCGAATCGGGGACCATGCTTGAACTACTATTGGGACTGCTGGAGAGGTACCTGTCAGTTGAATGGTGATCAAGTGAATTCCCAACTAAATCTGCTTCATCTTCCAAAGGAGAAAAATATCTAGTAGGATAAGTGAGAGCACATTTAGCTCTAAACCTTTGCAAACCTGGTTCTGAACTCTTTATTTCGGCTATCTCAAAATCCATATCTTCTTTATCAGATCTACCAGGTCGAGCACCAAGTTTGTCTTCCACATTGCTCGAAGTTTCAGAAGAAGCTGAAGCCTTTTGGGGCTTTCTGCCTGATCCTGCTGGCATCGATTCCAAACACATGAGCCTAGCAACCAAACTTGGAGCTTTCATTTCGCGCTTGCTTGCACAACGTGTATCAGTCCTTCCATTATTCTTTGCATTTGGAAAACCCCCACTATTCTCATCAGCAATCTACATTGTTCATACAagaaccaaaatcaataaaaacaaaaactttccTGTCAGGCTAAAATCTGAgacaatagaagaaaatgaatGCTAAATGTGGGAGTATAGTTCAAGAATTGAGTACCAAATGAAGCTTTGGCTGCTTCTCATCCCCTCCAAACTTTTTTGAAGCTTGTTTCAAGCAAGCTATAAGAatgcagaaaaaaaaaaagaaataatttagcccTCTAGCTAGAATCAGAAtgcagcaaaaaaaaaaagaaataatttagcccTCTAGCTAGAATCACCTTCTAGAAATTAAACATTCGGCTTTAAAAATGAGTAGAATGTAGTAGTAGCTAACCTGGTGAAAGCAGTTTCTTTGGAAACAGCTTCTTGGCAAATCTACGGTTCCGATCAAAGAGCTGAAAGAAAATGCCCACACAACCACAAGGCCTTTGAGGTTGTCTCTCATTCATTTCTTTAGCTAAGCTATCATTCATCCTTCAAAATCCTCTCTTAAATTTCTTCACCTTTTCTCCCACTCTGCTGAATGTGATTCACACACTTTATCTTCCCAATAAGATTCTATCAAACATTATCTTCACATTAATTTGTAAAGAATTAAACAAAAGACCCCCCCACTGTCCCCTCTGCCCACCACATCACTCACCCTCCTTggcccaaaaaaagaaaatggggAAAAAGAAATTACATTTTCATGCAAGAAACAAAGCAAAAACTGAACAAAATATCAGAAAGAAAGtagaaaatagatatgaaaagtAAAACCCTGAGCTGTTTTCAATTATGACAAAACTTTCACAAGAAACCACAGTCAAACAAAGCAAACACAgaacaagaaaatacaaacaGCAATACCCAGAATGTCTTCAACTTGCACCAAATGTGCTACTGTTCAAGAAAACAGCTAGAAATGGTTATAGTACACTCTAGTAagctattcttttctttttttaatcttctttatgacagtgaaaaaagcaaaatcataattattttaaattagttccTACAAACATGCTTTCTATGCTTTGCTATCACAAATGCtacagaataagaaaagaatacgTCAATAGAGACTAACCGATTAGGCaccaaacaataataatagtaccCAAAGCAATTGTAGCAAGGACAAGACCGAATTTTTTTGAAATCCAAAGTGCCAAAGAACTTCAAAGTACTTTTAAGACAAAATAGAGGGTGTAATAGCGGAGGAGAAGTTTTTCCTCTTAGAAAAAGAGAATGGTGAGTTTATATAGTGAGGTGGGCCGTCCACAATCCcaaataatgaaggaagaataatatttaatggaagaagaataaCATATAATGAATCAATTAAGGGGATTGTTCCCTTAAATAGATGGGGTAAATCAATCCGTTCAACCAACCATGCTATAGTtgccataaataaataataccctATTATAACATTTGAAATTTCCATGA is a window encoding:
- the LOC124894165 gene encoding uncharacterized protein LOC124894165, producing MNDSLAKEMNERQPQRPCGCVGIFFQLFDRNRRFAKKLFPKKLLSPACLKQASKKFGGDEKQPKLHLIADENSGGFPNAKNNGRTDTRCASKREMKAPSLVARLMCLESMPAGSGRKPQKASASSETSSNVEDKLGARPGRSDKEDMDFEIAEIKSSEPGLQRFRAKCALTYPTRYFSPLEDEADLVGNSLDHHSTDRYLSSSPNSSSSMVPDSTFYYLHTSFLSLKYIN